The Cynocephalus volans isolate mCynVol1 chromosome 2, mCynVol1.pri, whole genome shotgun sequence genome window below encodes:
- the AFAP1L1 gene encoding actin filament-associated protein 1-like 1 translates to MDRGRVLEQLLPELAGLLSLLDHEYLSDTTLEKKMAVASILQSLQPLPAKEVSYLYVNTADLHTGPSFVESLFEEFDCDLSDLRDMPEDDGEPSKGANPEPAKSPSLRNAADLPPPLPNKPPPEDYYEEALPLGPGKTPEYISSHNGCSPPHSIVDVYYEDADSSYPATRMNGELKSSYNDSDAMSSSYESYDEEEEEGKSPRPRHQWPSEEASMHLVRDCRICAFLLRKKRFGQWAKQLTVIREDQLLCYKSSKDRQPHLRLALDVCSVIYVPKDSRHKRHELRFSQGATEVLVLALQSREQAEEWLKVIREVSKPVAGAEGMEVPRSPVFLCKLDMDKTLSQEKQTSDSDSLGMGDSSSTLGRREACEHGKGKKSSLAELKGSMSRAAGRKITRIISFSKKKPQAEDLQTSSTEEEVPCCGYLNVLVNQGWKERWCRLKCNTLYFHKDHTDLRTHVNAITLRGCEVAPGFGPRHPFAFRILHNRQEVAILEASCSEDMGRWLGLLLVEMGSRVTPEALHYDYVDVETLTSIVSAGRNSFLYARSCQSQWPEPRVYDDVPYEKMQDEEPERPSGTQVKRHASSCSEKSHRVDPQVKVKRHASSANQYKYGKNRAEEDARRYLVEKEKLEKEKETIRTELMALRQEKRELKEAIRSSPGTKSKALEEAMATLEAQCLVKEERRIDLELKLVSVKERLQQSLAGGPALGLSVSSKNKSGETTNKPQNNVSEQSLPVNCVSELRKRSPSIVTSNQGRVLQKAKEWEMKKT, encoded by the exons TGCTGGAGCAGCTGCTCCCAGAGCTTGCCGGGCTGCTCAGCCTCCTGGACCACGAGTACCTCAGCGACACCACCCTGGAGAAGAAGATGGCCGTGGCCTCCATCCTGCAGAGCCTGCAGCCCCTCCCAG CAAAAGAAGTCTCCTACCTGTATGTGAACACAGCGGACCTCCACACTGGGCCCAGTTTTGTGGAGTCCCTATTTGAAGAATTTG ACTGTGACCTGAGTGACCTTCGGGACATGCCGGAGGACGATGGGGAGCCCAGCAAAGGAGCCAATCCTGAGCCAGCCAAGAGCCCATCTCTGAGGAAT GCAGCCGACCTGCCTCCGCCACTCCCCAACAAGCCTCCACCTGAGGACTACTATGAGGAGGCCCTTCCCCTGGGACCGGGCAAGACCCCTGAATACATCAGCTCCCACA ATGGCTGCAGCCCGCCCCACTCAATTGTGGATGTCTACTATGAAGATGCAGACAGCAGCTACCCTGCGACCAGGATGAACGGCGAGCTCAAGAGCTCCT ACAATGACTCTGATGCAATGAGCAGCTCGTACGAGTCCTatgacgaggaggaggaggaagggaagagccCACGGCCCAGGCACCAATGGCCCTCAGAGGAGGCCTCCATGCACTTGGTGAGGGACTGCAGGATATGTGCCTTCCTGCTGCGGAAGAAGCGCTTCGGGCAGTGGGCCAAGCAGCTGACCGTCATCAGGGAGGACCAGCTCCTG TGCTACAAAAGCTCCAAGGACCGGCAGCCACATCTGAGGTTGGCGCTGGATGTTTGCAGCGTCATCTACGTGCCCAAGGACAGCCGGCACAAGAGGCACGAGCTGCGCTTCTCCCAGGGGGCTACCGAGGTCCTGGTACTGGCCCTGCAGAGCCGGGAGCAGGCCGAGGAGTGGCTGAAG GTCATCCGAGAGGTGAGCAAGCCTGTCGCAGGAGCCGAGGGCATGGAGGTCCCCAGATCCCCAGTCTTCCTGTGCAAGCTGGACATGGACAAG ACGCTGTCGCAAGAGAAGCAGACCTCAGACTCCGATAGCCTGGGCATGGGTGACAGTTCTTCTACCCTTGGCCGCCGAGAGGCTTGTGAACATG GCAAAGGGAAGAAGAGCAGCCTGGCAGAGCTGAAGGGCTCGATGAGCAGGGCTGCAGGCCGCAAGATCACCCGCATCATCAGCTTCTCCAAGAAGAAGCCACAGGCCGAGGACCTGCAGACGTCCTCCACCGAGGAGGAGGTTCCATGCTGTG GCTATCTGAACGTGCTGGTGAACCAGGGCTGGAAGGAACGCTGGTGCCGCCTAAAGTGCAACACTCTGTATTTCCACAAGGACCACACGGACCTGCGGACCCATGTGAATGCTATCACCCTCCGTGGCTGCGAGGTGGCTCCGGGCTTTGGGCCCAGACACCCTTTTGCCTTCAGGATCCTGCACAATCGGCAAGAGGTGGCCAtcctggag GCAAGCTGTTCAGAGGACATGGGTCGCTGGCTTGGGCTGCTGTTGGTGGAGATGGGCTCCAGAGTCACCCCTGAGGCGCTGCACTATGACTATGTGGACGTGGAGACCCTAACCAGCATCGTCAGTGCTGGGCGCAACTCGTTCCT atATGCAAGATCCTGCCAGAGTCAGTGGCCTGAGCCCCGTGTCTATGACGATGTTCCTTATGAAAAGATGCAG GACGAGGAGCCCGAGCGCCCATCTGGGACCCAGGTGAAGCGCCACGCCTCCTCCTGCAGCGAGAAGTCCCACCGCGTGGACCCACAGGTCAAAGTCAAGCGCCACGCCTCCA GTGCCAATCAATATAAGTATGGCAAGAACCGAGCTGAGGAGGATGCCCGGAGGTACCTGGTGGAAAAAGAGAagttggagaaagagaaagagacgaTTCGGACAGAACTGATGGCACTGCGGCAGGAGAAGAGGGAACTAAAGGAAGCCATTCGGAGCAGCCCAG GAACAAAGTCAAAGGCTCTGGAGGAAGCCATGGCCACCCTGGAagctcagtgtctggtgaaggagGAGCGCCGGATCGACCTAGAGCTGAAGCTGGTGTCTGTGAAGGAGCGTTTGCAGCAGTCCCTGGCAGGGGGCCCGGCCCTGGGACTGTCCGTGAGCAGCAAGAATAAGAGTGGG GAAACTACAAATAAACCCCAGAACAACGTCTCAGAGCAATCTCTCCCTGTCAACTGTGTTTCTGAGCTGAGGAAGAGGAGCCCATCCATTGTAACCTCCAACCAAGGAAGGGTGCTACAGAAAGCCAAG